A window from Cellulomonas sp. C5510 encodes these proteins:
- a CDS encoding redox-sensing transcriptional repressor Rex — MRALPPTTVARLPGYLRSLGGLASEGVTTTSSDQLAELVGASPAQLRKDLSYLGAGGRRGVGYEVDHLRKQIAGALGMAEERQLVIVGIGNLGHALATYSGFADRGFVLVGLFDTHADLVGTRVGGHVVQHVDELERVIDETEASVAIVATPGSAAQATTDRLVAAGITGILNFAPRTVRVPDGVDVREVDLGSELQILGFHARQRAARPVAAPVAAPAAEPEPVAAD, encoded by the coding sequence ACCTGCGCTCCCTGGGCGGCCTCGCCTCGGAGGGTGTGACCACCACCTCGTCCGACCAGCTCGCGGAGCTGGTCGGCGCCTCGCCCGCGCAGCTGCGCAAGGACCTGTCCTACCTGGGGGCCGGCGGACGCCGCGGCGTGGGGTACGAGGTCGACCACCTGCGCAAGCAGATCGCCGGCGCGCTCGGCATGGCCGAGGAGCGCCAGCTCGTCATCGTCGGCATCGGCAACCTGGGTCACGCGCTCGCCACCTACTCCGGGTTCGCGGACCGCGGGTTCGTCCTCGTGGGCCTGTTCGACACGCACGCGGACCTGGTGGGGACGCGCGTCGGCGGCCACGTGGTCCAGCACGTCGACGAGCTGGAGCGGGTCATCGACGAGACGGAGGCGAGCGTCGCGATCGTGGCGACGCCGGGGTCCGCCGCCCAGGCGACGACGGACCGGCTGGTCGCGGCGGGCATCACCGGCATCCTCAACTTCGCGCCCCGCACGGTGCGGGTGCCCGACGGCGTGGACGTGCGGGAGGTGGACCTCGGGTCGGAGCTGCAGATCCTCGGGTTCCACGCGCGGCAGCGGGCCGCCCGCCCCGTCGCGGCTCCCGTCGCCGCTCCCGCCGCCGAGCCGGAGCCGGTCGCGGCGGACTGA